In Lotus japonicus ecotype B-129 chromosome 5, LjGifu_v1.2, one genomic interval encodes:
- the LOC130716698 gene encoding uncharacterized protein LOC130716698 codes for MQEAMEIRRWKNWVNPIPFACEVMVREFYANTYCDNQEDRSRPPVISSWFRGDVIDYNPAVIRRHLGLLTEDQEKELFPEKDTYHELLKEKSPEILEDMKAVIVRPGRDWEAVDDEIIFVRRKNMTPLARVWAEFLQDSLIPSSNKSEVREVTLVAIYCIVRGHPMDVATIIAGRIYSLYNRSKDKHRPIFPHLICSLIHAVRDRARRSVHVIEKRLPVAPLLSKERIAQLYKEWTARMPQEDEEEEDPEEPAEAEEEEEEEEEEEEEEEDVEVVNEVVTPPRADPSPAWMEAAFGRMFLRQDRLHRDLDLHWRGGSTSDPRYNGPLDFNTLEQGIIDLSLMHDAGVHPDYGDGRGDHDPME; via the coding sequence atgcaagaagccatggagattaggaggtggaagaattgggtcaaccccattccgtttgcttgtgaagtcatggttagggagttctacgcgaacacctactgtgacaatcaagaggacaggtccaggccaccggtgatttcatcttggttcaggggagatgtgattgactacaatccagcagtcattcgcaggcatcttggtctcctcacggaggaccaagagaaggagcttttccccgagaaggacacttatcatgagctcttaaaggagaagtcaccggagatcttggaagacatgaaggcagtgattgttaggcctgggcgggactgggaagcagttgatgaTGAGATTATTTTTGTAAGAAGGAAGAatatgacaccgctggctagagtttgggctgagtttttgcaggattccctcatccctagctctaacaaatctgaagttagagaggttacatTGGTTGCTATCTATTGCATCGTGAGAGGTCATCCTATGGATgtggccaccatcattgctggtcggatttattccctctacaacaggagtaaggacaagcatcggcccatctttcctcacttgatttgttctttgattcatgcggtgagggacagagctaggaggtcagtccatgttattgagaagaggttgcctgtggcacctctgctcagtaaggagaggatcgCTCAACTTTATAAGGAATGGACAGCaaggatgcctcaagaggatgaagaggaagaggatcctgaggagccagcggaagcggaagaagaagaggaagaagaggaagaagaagaggaggaagaagaagatgttgaggtggtgaatgaggtggttactccaccacgtgctgacccttctcctgcttggatggaggccgctttcgggcggatgtttttgaggcaagatcgcctacacagggatcttgacctccattggagaggaggtagcacatcagaccccaggtacaatgggcccttggattttaataccttggagcaggggattatagacttgagcttgatgcatgatgccggagttcatccggattatggcgatggaaggggtgaccatgaccccatggagtga